The Camelus bactrianus isolate YW-2024 breed Bactrian camel chromosome 12, ASM4877302v1, whole genome shotgun sequence genome includes a window with the following:
- the LOC105076339 gene encoding olfactory receptor 8S1-like, whose protein sequence is MDLGNHSTVTEFILLGLSANPHIQALLFVLFLGIYLLTLMGNLTMLLVIRADSHLHTPMYFFLSHLSFVDICLSSVTVPKLLKDLLSQKKMISVEGCLAQVFFVFVAAGTEACLLSVMAYDRYVAICRPLLYGQTMNKQLYMQLVWGSWGLGFLDALINIFLAMNMIFCEAKIIPHYSCEMPSLLPLSCSDISRNLIALLCSTLLHGLGTFLLVFLSYVRIIATILSISSTSGRSKAFSTCSSHLTAVTLYFGSGLLRHLMPNSGSPMQLIFSVQYTVVIPMLNPLIYSLKNKEVKAALQRTLEKYLQHIRC, encoded by the coding sequence ATGGACTTGGGGAACCACAGCACTGTCACAGAGTTCATCCTCCTTGGACTGTCTGCCAACCCTCACATCCAGGCTCTGCTCTTTGTATTATTCCTGGGGATCTACCTCCTGACCCTGATGGGGAATCTGACAATGCTGCTGGTGATCAGGGCTGACTCCCACCTCCACacgcccatgtacttcttcctgagTCACCTCTCTTTTGTTGATATCTGCTTGTCTTCAGTCACTGTGCCCAAGCTACTGAAGGACCTCCTGTCTCAAAAGAAAATGATATCTGTGGAGGGCTGCCTGGCCCAGGTCTTCTTTGTGTTTGTTGCTGCGGGGACTGAAGCCTGTCTGCTTTCCGTGATGGCTTATGACCGCTATGTCGCCATCTGCCGCCCATTGCTTTATGGACAGACCATGAATAAACAGCTGTACATGCAGCTTGTGTGGGGCTCCTGGGGCCTGGGCTTTCTGGACGCACTCATCAATATCTTCCTAGCAATGAACATGATCTTCTGTGAGGCCAAAATCATCCCTCACTACAGCTGTGAAATGCCCTCTCTCCTCCCGCTGTCCTGCTCTGATATATCCAGGAACCTCATTGCTTTGCTCTGTTCCACTCTTCTGCATGGGCTGGGAACCTTCCTTTTGGTCTTCCTATCCTATGTCCGCATTATCGCCACCATCCTGAGCATCAGCTCTACCTCAGGCAGAAGCaaggccttctccacctgctcctcccacctcacTGCAGTGACACTTTACTTTGGCTCAGGTTTGCTCCGCCATCTCATGCCAAATTCGGGTTCCCCCATGCAGTTGATCTTCTCTGTGCAATATACTGTAGTCATTCCCATGTTGAATCCCCTCATTTACAGCCTGAAAAACAAGGAGGTGAAGGCAGCTCTGCAAAGAACTTTGGAAAAGTATTTGCAACATATCAGGTGctga
- the C12H12orf54 gene encoding uncharacterized protein C12orf54 homolog, with protein sequence MFPQDMETSPSSAPESLTSVQGQMAQHAFQDQEQKSGRTSKQQIRKPIEDTMRPEEIQVTITETLWDQVLMAFRDIQKELQEDARTRGMSNYSMTPISSASRTGSVKRLDSGMTPKMGRLLPSSGEQPSGVQAHKLRSQFSDQSACYPRP encoded by the exons ATGTTTCCCCAGGACATGGAGACATCTCCATCTTCAGCTCCAGAGTCTCTGACTTCTGTTCAAGGACAAATGGCACAGCATGCCTTCCAGGATCAAGAACAAAAGTCAGGAAGGACCTCCAAGCAGCAGATAAG aaaacccattgaagacacaatGAGACCAGAG GAAATACAGGTAACAATCACTGAAACCCTGTGGGACCAG GTGCTAATGGCTTTTAGGGATATACAGAAGGAG CTCCAGGAAGATGCTCGGACTCGAG GGATGAGCAACTACTCCATGACACCCATATCATCTGCATCGAGGACTGG GAGTGTCAAGCGTTTAGATTCTGGGATGACCCCGAAGATGGGAAGACTGCTGCCAAGCAGTGGAGAGCAGCCGTCAGGGGTCCAGGCCCACAAACTGAGAAGCCAGTTCTCTGATCAATCAGCTTGCTACCCTAGACCCTAA